In one Magallana gigas chromosome 9, xbMagGiga1.1, whole genome shotgun sequence genomic region, the following are encoded:
- the LOC105333730 gene encoding parathyroid hormone/parathyroid hormone-related peptide receptor isoform X3, translating to MCDSTFDDVMCWPPTAAGTTAAQYCPSYISNFNVTGRATRHCRKDGTWYKHPDINVTGWTNFTGCLNRPKGNLLKTFTHLEIIYGIVTTGYCLSFGCLSIAVAIMLIFRKLRCPRNTIHLNMFLCFMLRAIICFVKDLYTVPEGRSHVEGGTAKLSTVGTTWPCKLVHSVFNYAILASYTWIFVEGAYLHSLIFKTMTESKKFHRYLIVFGWGFPVLCIVPWVVVRKTLEDTLCWSTHSPEHKFDWIIRGPIVVSVVVNFIFFINILRTIFSKVNDSTKHIPHRHRRMIRSTLILIPLFGVYYVISVTMPDCMDDRTEIVWLYVESIINSFQGFLVAVLFCFTNAEVKKEVHKALVSRSSKKLLHEGEKLNKKRRSN from the exons ATGTGTGATTCTACGTTTGATGACGTCATGTGCTGGCCACCGACGGCTGCAGGGACAACCGCTGCGCAGTATTGTCCTAGTTACATCAGTAATTTCAACGTTACAG gtCGAGCAACCCGACATTGTCGCAAGGATGGTACATGGTACAAACATCCGGATATCAATGTAACTGGATGGACCAATTTCACTGGGTGTCTAAACAGACCAAAAGGGAACCTCTTAAAG ACGTTTACGCATCTTGAAATCATCTATGGAATAGTAACAACTGGGTATTGTCTGTCCTTTGGATGTTTGTCGATAGCAGTTGCCATTATGCTGATTTTCAG AAAACTTCGATGCCCAAGAAATACCATTCACTTAAACATGTTCCTCTGCTTTATGCTGCGGGCTATCATCTGTTTTGTCAAAGACTTATACACAGTTCCGGAAGGCCGGTCACATGTGGAGGGCGGAACAGCTAAACTTTCAACTGTTGGAACG ACATGGCCTTGCAAATTAGTCCATTCAGTGTTTAATTACGCCATTCTCGCAAGCTACACCTGGATCTTTGTAGAGGGAGCCTACTTacattcattgatttttaagaccATGACGGAGTCCAAGAAATTTCATCGATATTTGATTGTGTTTGGATGGG GTTTTCCGGTTTTGTGCATTGTTCCATGGGTAGTTGTTCGAAAAACATTAGAGGACACACT GTGTTGGAGTACGCACAGTCCCGAACACAAATTTGATTGGATAATTCGTGGACCAATCGTAGTATCTGTTGTG gtaAATTTCATATTCTTCATTAACATTTTACGAACTATATTCAGTAAAGTGAACGATTCAACAAAACACATCCCCCATCGACACAG GCGGATGATTCGCTCTACGTTGATCCTTATACCTTTGTTTGGCGTGTATTACGTGATATCGGTTACAATGCCAGATTGCATGGACGATAGAACGGAAATTGTGTGGCTGTATGTTGAAAGTATTATCAATTCCTTTCAg ggATTTCTGGTTGCAGTCCTGTTCTGTTTTACCAACGCGGag GTAAAAAAAGAAGTTCATAAGGCTCTGGTATCACGCTCATCAAAGAAACTACTTCATGAAGGTGAAAAACTGAACAAAAAACGGAGgtcgaattaa
- the LOC105333730 gene encoding parathyroid hormone/parathyroid hormone-related peptide receptor isoform X4, which yields MTSCAGHRRLQGQPLRSIVLVTSVISTLQVIFKGRATRHCRKDGTWYKHPDINVTGWTNFTGCLNRPKGNLLKTFTHLEIIYGIVTTGYCLSFGCLSIAVAIMLIFRKLRCPRNTIHLNMFLCFMLRAIICFVKDLYTVPEGRSHVEGGTAKLSTVGTTWPCKLVHSVFNYAILASYTWIFVEGAYLHSLIFKTMTESKKFHRYLIVFGWGFPVLCIVPWVVVRKTLEDTLCWSTHSPEHKFDWIIRGPIVVSVVVNFIFFINILRTIFSKVNDSTKHIPHRHRRMIRSTLILIPLFGVYYVISVTMPDCMDDRTEIVWLYVESIINSFQGFLVAVLFCFTNAEVKKEVHKALVSRSSKKLLHEGEKLNKKRRSN from the exons ATGACGTCATGTGCTGGCCACCGACGGCTGCAGGGACAACCGCTGCGCAGTATTGTCCTAGTTACATCAGTAATTTCAACGTTACAGGTAATATTCAAAG gtCGAGCAACCCGACATTGTCGCAAGGATGGTACATGGTACAAACATCCGGATATCAATGTAACTGGATGGACCAATTTCACTGGGTGTCTAAACAGACCAAAAGGGAACCTCTTAAAG ACGTTTACGCATCTTGAAATCATCTATGGAATAGTAACAACTGGGTATTGTCTGTCCTTTGGATGTTTGTCGATAGCAGTTGCCATTATGCTGATTTTCAG AAAACTTCGATGCCCAAGAAATACCATTCACTTAAACATGTTCCTCTGCTTTATGCTGCGGGCTATCATCTGTTTTGTCAAAGACTTATACACAGTTCCGGAAGGCCGGTCACATGTGGAGGGCGGAACAGCTAAACTTTCAACTGTTGGAACG ACATGGCCTTGCAAATTAGTCCATTCAGTGTTTAATTACGCCATTCTCGCAAGCTACACCTGGATCTTTGTAGAGGGAGCCTACTTacattcattgatttttaagaccATGACGGAGTCCAAGAAATTTCATCGATATTTGATTGTGTTTGGATGGG GTTTTCCGGTTTTGTGCATTGTTCCATGGGTAGTTGTTCGAAAAACATTAGAGGACACACT GTGTTGGAGTACGCACAGTCCCGAACACAAATTTGATTGGATAATTCGTGGACCAATCGTAGTATCTGTTGTG gtaAATTTCATATTCTTCATTAACATTTTACGAACTATATTCAGTAAAGTGAACGATTCAACAAAACACATCCCCCATCGACACAG GCGGATGATTCGCTCTACGTTGATCCTTATACCTTTGTTTGGCGTGTATTACGTGATATCGGTTACAATGCCAGATTGCATGGACGATAGAACGGAAATTGTGTGGCTGTATGTTGAAAGTATTATCAATTCCTTTCAg ggATTTCTGGTTGCAGTCCTGTTCTGTTTTACCAACGCGGag GTAAAAAAAGAAGTTCATAAGGCTCTGGTATCACGCTCATCAAAGAAACTACTTCATGAAGGTGAAAAACTGAACAAAAAACGGAGgtcgaattaa